In the Anastrepha obliqua isolate idAnaObli1 chromosome 1, idAnaObli1_1.0, whole genome shotgun sequence genome, one interval contains:
- the LOC129253534 gene encoding piggyBac transposable element-derived protein 4-like produces MTTSLKIKNNNVIMETSNGGNPVTGSTKFELEKCDDLIDENWLPNDSDTDSDNNNDTNNIDNIYNSDTEDDWDMDEDEPTALSNVVDSSETNIWTEFTSRQKTFTFTGRSGLQQPIPTDISCIDAFLLFVDNDVIEVIVSETNKYAEEYVNKGALTRFSRKKNWIPTTDFEMKNFLGLLLWMGLVKVGSLKDYWSKDLLYNFSIPGRTMSRNRFQLLLSFLHFTDNNSIVPGENIVIDETLIPWRGRLSFRQYIPNKAHPYGKKLFKLCATEGFTWALKIYSGKSSSGLREVGLAKSVCEDLIIELARSMLDQKTHVVGTLRANKKHFPKEVMIAPIKKGEVVAREDPNGIVVLKWKDKRDVRMLTTKHAPIMVSPTDGARNSEEPSTSRGARRKRRATENPLAVVEYNKGKQALIFPTKWLLTQIPFAGN; encoded by the coding sequence atttgAGTTAGAAAAATGCGATGACTTGATTGATGAGAACTGGCTACCAAATGATTCGGACACTGACTCTGATAATAACAATGATACTAATAATATTGATAACATTTATAACAGCGATACTGAAGACGACTGGGACATGGATGAGGACGAACCAACAGCATTGTCAAACGTAGTCGATTCTTCCGAAACAAACATTTGGACTGAATTTACTTCTCGTcagaaaacttttacattcactGGGCGATCAGGCTTGCAACAGCCCATTCCAACCGATATTTCCTGTATCGATGCATTTCTCCTATTTGTTGACAACGACGTTATTGAAGTAATTGTatcagaaacaaataaatatgctgaggaatatgtaaataaaggTGCTCTTACCAGattttctcgaaaaaaaaattggataccaACAACAGATTTTGAAATGAAGAATTTCCTTGGCCTTCTTTTGTGGATGGGTTTGGTGAAAGTCGGGAGTTTAAAAGACTATTGGTCCAAAGATTTGCTCTACAACTTTTCAATTCCGGGGAGAACAATGTCACGCAATCGCTTTCAACTATTGCTTAGTTTCCTGCACTTCACAGACAATAACTCAATTGTACCAGGTGAAAACATAGTAATTGATGAGACCCTTATTCCATGGCGAGGCAGACTATCATTCCGACAATATATACCAAATAAAGCTCATCCTTATGGTAAAAAGCTTTTTAAGCTCTGCGCTACTGAAGGATTCACCTGGGCGTTGAAAATATACTCCGGAAAGTCATCAAGTGGATTGAGAGAAGTCGGTTTGGCAAAAAGTGTTTGCGAGGATCTGATTATTGAATTGGCTCGTTCAATGCTAGATCAAAAAACACATGTTGTCGGTACACTTCGTGCCAACAAGAAACATTTCCCAAAAGAAGTTATGATTGCACCTATAAAGAAAGGCGAAGTAGTGGCTAGAGAAGATCCCAATGGTATAGTTGTTCTGAAGTGGAAAGATAAACGCGACGTCAGAATGCTAACTACAAAACATGCCCCGATAATGGTATCCCCAACAGATGGAGCACGTAATTCTGAAGAGCCTTCAACTAGTCGAGGAGCGAGACGTAAAAGACGAGCAACAGAAAACCCATTGGCTGTGGTAGAATATAATAAGGGAAAGCAGGCATTGATATTTCCGACCAAATGGCTTCTTACTCAAATACCCTTCGCTGGGAATTGA